One Drosophila subpulchrella strain 33 F10 #4 breed RU33 chromosome 2R, RU_Dsub_v1.1 Primary Assembly, whole genome shotgun sequence genomic window, agtttcagtttcagcCAAGAGCGTCGATCCCAATGCATTCTCTGAccactgctgttgctgttggaactgttgctgcggctgctgctcctgctgttgctgttgctgctcctgctgcccCAATCACGTGCTCAGCCAGGTGGAGTTGCACGTGCAGATGGTGCTGGGGATCACAGGTGCATAGTAGACGCCGTTGGCGTAGATGAGTCCCGGCGGTCCGGTCTGTATCTGTATGGCCTGTGGTGCTCCTGTCGCCGTCTGATCCGCGCTGCTCGTGCAGCACACGGCGGTCGGGGCGGCCTGTTGCACATAGATGGCCTGCGCCTGGCCTGTGGGCGGTGCCTGCGAGACCAGGGTCAGGGTGCCCGCCTGCTGCGACTGTTGCTGTTGCGTCTGTGtctgcagttgctgctgctgttgttgctgctgctgctgcgctgGGTCCAGGAACTGATGCTGAcgttgctgctgttggtgttgatgttgctgctgctgctggtgttgctgttgctgctgttgatgatgctgctgctgttgctgttggtaCTGCTCTTGCTGTTGCTTCTCCTGCTTGTTGAAGAGCACCTGGGCGGCCAGCGATTGGATAAGGTGCAGCGTCTGGCGCCGCTCGTGGCCCATTAGACATACCGTCGACATCTCGACCACCTCGCGTAAATGCATCAGGTACTGATACTGCAGCGGTTCCTCATCGACGCCCCAGAAATGGTTACGCAAATAGGCCTCCAGCTTGGTGGTCTGCGTATTGATGTCCGGGAAATCGATGAAGAATCGCGAGCACATGTAACGCTCCAGGGTCTTGATGAGCTGCGAGTCGACGGCCTTGTAATTGCGCACCAATAGATTGCAGTACTTGAGCAGGCCGCCGCCTCGAATCTCCTCCGGCTGACGCGTTGAGATCAGTTTCTTTTGCAAGTGGTAGAGTGCCTCCTGGAAGTCCCCGTAGACCGACTCCCCGACCACCGTCGGATAGAAGTTCTCCGAGATGGGCAGAGCGGCGCAGTCGTAGAAGAGCAGCAGTGAGTCGAGTACAATTTGGAACGAGTCCACAGAGAACTCAAACTGTCGCCTCATCGAATCGACAAACTTTAGCTCCACATTCTTGTGTCCCGGCGAATTGCCCAGCGAGATGAGCGACCAGCGATCGCCGTCATTGTTATTGTTCACCTTCACCATCTTGCCCACATAGGCTTCCTTCAGGGAGCACGTGAAGATGCGGCGCTTGCAGACGCCCTCGGGCATCAAATCCAGCAGAGTATTGAGCACCGCCACCTTGACACGATCGAAGACCCGCGGCGAACTCAACTCGATGGCGAATATCAGGTCCAGGTCATTGTACGGCTGATCCTCGCTGGCTAAAACATGACTAGCTGCCCCGCCATTGAGACGGATGTCCTTAACTAACACCCCGGCGCCGCCGGCGTTCACCTCGGCCTCCAGCTTCCGGCGCACCAGATTGACCAGATCCTTCAGCGTCACCTCCAGCGTGGGAAAGTTGCCGCGTCCGTGGATGGCCACCTTTTCGTCCATGACGTCGTGCAGCTTGCTCACCTGCTCGAACGATAGCACGGCCAGCCGCTGCGTCCCCCCGGTGTCGACGCTCTCCAGCGATCCATGGTCCGATGTCGAGGCGATCGATGACCCGGAACTGGGAGACGGCGGCGGTGTCTCGGTGCCGCCGTCCGAGTGGAATCCATCGTCGATCTGGTAGACGTCCATTCTGTTGCTGCGCTGCTGATGATATAACGGTTCGGCACCGTCTAGTGTCCCGCACTGCAAAGGATAGAGTTCGCAAGTTAGTATAGTTTCGTTATAGGGTTCTTAAAAAGAGATGCTAccaatatttgtatatatatagagaTATTATGGCTATTGTAAGTAcaatctgctgctgttgcttaGTTCTATCCACCGATCTACACTACCATcgttattgttattgtggcGTATTGGGGGTTGTGGTTCGTTTTCGAGTTTTTTAACAAACCGAATTTTGTATAAGGAATTTTGGGTGGTGGTGGAAATGTCGAGGTCTAACGAATGAATTCTGGTTGGAAAAGCAACTGTTTGATTACATTTCGATGGCCACGTTGTTGATTGCAAATGGCATACACAGTTTCGAGAGAAAATTCTAAaggaaaatctaaaaaaaaaaaaaatatgtcccatattaaaatatataatttattccgaatcaaaataaatattttaaatattatatccCTTATTACAAGCATTTTCTATGGAATACAAATACTCCCTTCATATTATTAGTTGGTTTTTCAGAGCGCTATAATATAGTACACCTCTTCTATTCCAACTTTATAACCCTGTCCCGCCTTTTTATGATTGTTTTCATGTCGTTTCATCATCATGATATTGTCactgttatttatttatttatttgtttttgccaTTCTATCTAGCCAATGCCAAATGCCGCCCGGGGGcttcttttaattaattaatttgctttAAATTCGCTAAATTCGACTGTCGCGCCGATTGTTGCTGTGTGCGCCGAGCAGCCTACGCGTTAAACATTAAATGCTATGCTATTTATTGCTGATTTTATTTagcgtttttgtttttcgccTTCTCGCCCAAACGAGagggcagcaacaacaagggTTTTTGGCATCGCATCGAATTCGGATCGTATCGTATCGGATCTAGACTAGTCGAAAGTTCCGCGTTGTTATCGAGGCGACGTTTGTGTTTCGTttcccccccaaaaaaaaatgatatatatatagtagtaTATATTCCCTATTCGTTATCCCACATTCCCCCGATTTTTCGCCTTCTGTTTTGTGCCACTGTTGTACATGGCATGGCTATTATATCGTTTAGCTCTATCTCTTGTATAAGTTTTATCTGCCAGTGTGTGCGAGTTTTGGGTTCTCTTTTTATCATTTTGTTTGTGcgttcacaaaaaaaaacttaattttCTGGCATAACTGGCCGGCAACCACACAAAATATCCATATATTATATACAATAGAGCGACGATTAGCGAGGTGGGGTGATGAACGAGTTAAGGAATCGCCATAATACGATTCAAATGGATTCTTACTATTGCGTCAAATGATTCACAGTGCGATCGCACGTAGTACGGACAGTCCAAAACAACTTAGTTAACCCCCGactccgattccgattccaatTCCGACCTGACCTGCCGATTTGCACAAGCCGCCTGTCGCATGCAAATCTATTCGAAGGCCTCTACAACTACCAAATTATATCATTCACACGGCGAAACGAGCAAGAATGCAGAGCAGTACAGTCGATTTGGCTGGTTTTCCCCAGATCTTGATCGCTTTTAAGGAATTAACCTCTGTAAAGTGAAGGTATTTTGCTAAAGAGTATCTATTTTTAGGGCTCTAACCATATCTAGCTTATGGCTGATGCAATAACTTGTAGGTAGCACTTTTATAAATGATAGATAAGGATTGTTTTAGTTTGTTGCCTCTATTCGTGAAATTCTAATCAACTTTCGTAAATAAAATAtcatttcaaattatttatatagtatttataattctttagAAAAAATACCTTTGTAAGCTCTTAAAAGAAAGATATTTTTAAGATACTTTAGAAATTTATagattaccaaaaaaaaaaaaaaattgtagtttGTTGTTTCTAATTGTAAAactctaaaaaaatattaatcaaAATAATTTGTGTCCTGTTTTAAAGTATGTATTAACTTCTATAcaaacatatattttggtaACTGCCAAAGAAAAAGATAATTTTTAAGATACTTCTTAAAATTTATggaatattaataaaaaagatatttgCATTTGTTGCCTTTACTTGTGAAATTCTAAAATTCTTATTAATCCAATCCAATCTTAGTCCaaaatttcatattttatagAAAAAGATACTTTTAAAATGCATGTATTATCaataaaaaagatatttgtgAACTAAAGAAACTAAAGTTTCCCGCAACTCAGtattaaatgtaataaattaTTTCTCAAAGTTGTAATATAGCTTATTTTGGGTGGTAAATTAGTGGCAACTCTTATAAATTCACAATCTCAACCAACTGATGGAGTACGACCATATTAATTTGCGCTCAGTTCTCGTGTGAATTGGGTAATATAACTAAATTTTGTTATGGGTCCGGGGTCGATGCGATTCCGCTTTGAATCTTTGCATCTTGAGAACTGCCGCGTGGCTGAGTTCACACTTTTTCGAAGATGCGGATGGAGAGAAGCCGGAGGGCGATGGAGATACACGGGGCATTGTTATTTGTTATTCACTCAGTTCCAGTTAAgtttgcttttcttttttgtttttgcctttGCCCAGCCAAACAATTagttatttattaattgccaTTGACGTCGCGCACAAGCACAAATTGCCGCTGTTGCGGCTGTCATGTATTTATTGTAATTGTTTAAACTGCATTTTCATGAGGCGGCAATCGAAATTGCAAAGAATTCGCCCTTGAAGAACTGCAGCCAGGAACTTAAACTCTCCTGCAAATGTTAGTTTTTCCCCAACCTAAATTTAATTAACACATTTACGCTAGTTGGTGGCTTAGGCAAAGTgtgaaatcaaatcaaatttgataattttgttaattacTTTCTATAGTTTTAGGACCGAATCGGGTTTTTGAGTCACAGAAAACACAGGTTGATGATTGTTAGATAAGCAGTAAAATTAATATAGATAGTTATAAAAGTAtagataaaattatttaacaatcaaaaatataaaaaatattaacaatCCCTTTATtaggaattttatttttaattttatttaactttcAATGAGACCCTCAATTGTAATAGTTTTGTTTACACcattattaagaaaaatactCTAACAACTACACTTCTCCCTGTGAATCAGAACTTAATTTCACAATTATGAATACATTATCTTTGCAATTTGTATCGATTTATTTACGAATAGTAATCTTGAACTTCGTAGTGcggtatctgtatctgtatctttagCTTTATCATTATCATAACGGTGTTTCGGTGGCAGTGCAGCTGCTTCACTCAGACATGCAAACAGGTGCAATGGTTTCTACATAAGTCTTTCGTGTGTGTGTTGGCCTAGACTGGTCTCAAATAAAAGTGAAAATCGTTGTTTTTTGCCTTCTTTCTTTCTCCATGTTCGCGGCTAAGGAAAGCAGCAAATAGCCCAACAATGGCAGAAAGTctattaacaaaaaaaaaataaatgtgaaGAAAAAACACGAAAAATCAAAGCCTACAtgcacacagaaaaaaaactaagtgattttaatttaaaatattattattttgaacaCTGTTTGAAAATAGGTAGTTCAGtgctaaaattttttcaaatttgttaACCTTTCGGATTGAAACGTTAGAAATCATCGTTTCTACACTTAAGTAACCCGAACCCATAAAAGCAACccaaattaaaaacatatttcaaTCTATTCACACACGAGCCTAATTTCTAGTTCCTTTTATTTAACGTACCGATTCTTAAGTGAGGCTAAAACAAATTTGGATTCCGTGTGGATTTTGTTTTAGCACCGCATCACCAACGAAGAAAAAGGAAAATTCGAGGAGGAGGCGGCGGTGGGTGGCGGATTTCGGGGTttggtgggtggtggtgccCACAATTGGCGCCTACTAAACGCGACTAAGCGACTCCGATTTTTTTTTCTCGTTCGCCgcgatttcaatttaattcgCGTGTTTGAATGTGAAACAAATATCTGTTTGCAAATTGCACTCACATACACACTGGTTGTTATTTCTTTGCTTCTTCTGAACACACTTCTACACTTTTTATTTAATgtatgatttttaatttaaatttcggCTCTCACACTctcatttgattttatttaattttttacaatGCGTCGCAGAGAACCGTTAAGTTGCGCGTTCGAAAATCAAATGAAACGTAAGCTAACGTAAGCCaccgtaagtgtcagtaaaaaagggagatAGCCTCAGCGTAAGTGTTAGTGTGCTCTCTGCTGCTCTCTGCTCTGAAAAAAATAACTCCAAACTGAATTGCGAACAAGAAAATATGGCGAAAAGCTCTCTCCCAGCTGACGTCACGAGGCTCTCTTGAGTGGAATGCGGTTTGAGTGGGTTTAATGCTTTTGGGGGGGCTTTTTTAGAAGGGcacaaatacaaatacaactACTACTGTGGGTTAGTCGGTCGATCTCTCTCAGTTGCTCGGTCTCTCTCAATTGAATCCCCCCCTCCCCCACACTTTTTGATGCACTGCAATATGCGGGTGTTGTTCGCTCAGCTGATGAATCGAgtaagaagaagaagcaggtcctctatatatgtgtgtgtttgttaGCCGCTCTTCTACCATTTTCGTATTGCATTTTTCACTTTCATTAATTTGTAAGATACATTTTGAGATTTTGTTGTTTAATGATCTACAAAAATAGATccagtttttaaaaaaaattctaaattgaaatatttattttattttatatttttatgtttattttattttatatttttttatttattttattttatatttattttaatatttaatttcactGAATGAAGGTTCTTAattgataaataaatttatttgcaCAATCATGTTTAAAAATGGTAattatttgcattaaaattattaaacaattaaatGATAAGAGCacttaaagtatatatattcaaatAAAGCCGCAGAACCGcagaaagtaaataaataaaaacgagAACCGAAAAAGTAATAGCACAAAACAACAAACCAAGAACCATTTTCTGATAAGCGGAAAAGAGCAGCCCAATAATAGCGATAAGGCGGAATTCTCCTGCGTCCCGAGAGATTAGAATTATGTGTATGTTAATTTGGTAGACGAAACGATAGcccaaaaataaacacaaaattaTGTGAGTGGCAACAATAATCTCGCTATATGTGGGGTATTTATCTGATGTATACCTTATatacaatatacatatattatatattattccTGTTTCGACTGCTCTGCAGTGGCCTTTTATAACATCAGTAATGAGATGAGCACAAAAATTCCAATGCCATAATATATGCAGTACagttaattattataatttagcCTCATTAGCCTTACCGTTATTCCGAGTAGAATAACTTTCGGCCGGTTCGGTTCAATGTTATAATTTAACCAACATTTCGAACGAAACATTTTGCAACGCTTTTTGTGACTTGGTGTTTTTCGGTTGtatttctgtatttttttgAAAGGTTGTTTTTGGATGTATGGCTTGATTAATGCCTATACGCTCGTGATGGAAGCCTGAAAAAGCACGGCGGTAACATTGAGGCAAGCGTTAATGTATCTTGCAGATACGAAACCATCTTGCActgcagcggcagcggcagcatacgagaaatataatataaaccGCCGAGAGCTGAGGTCGCTGTCGGGCCAAGCTTGTTGCCATTATTAATGCTATTGTTGTTGCCAGCTAGTTGCTAGTTGTTGGTTGTTGGCCCGTAGTATAGCGTATACCTTATAGCATAATaccgtatctgtatctgcgaCCGATGATGGCTTGGTGCGACGCGGCTCGCTTGTTTGGCAAGACGCAGACTCATTCAGGGCGACCCTGACCCAATAAGCCGTGTCCATTGCGAATgaatgtatctgtatctcacgcttggctttggctttggataCCATATACCATCATACCTCAAGTTCCGCCATTCCGACACTCAACTGGGCTTGGCCAAAAGGCCGAAACGAAAGTGTGGCGGCCAAATTCTAGCTATCACAGCACCCACACCCCCACCCCCACCATCGATCCACAAAAATGCAAGTCGCAACTAATTGTTATGCCAGGCGCACTGAATGCCCAATGAATGCCCGAAAAACCTCAGACCCCAAAACCGGTTCGACCGACATTTCAAATACGCATTCAATTCGATCCAACAAAATCAGCTTCGAGCACACGCGGTCGAAATCAGAAATCAGATTCAGATACACTTGCGTTTTTGGCATAGCTTCACATACTGCCAACCAGACTGAAAATGAAAGTGCCGACACTCGGCGCCCGAGAATTGGGGAACCCTTGAAAATACAAACCAATCGAAGTGGTAAATGCCCTTTACTAATTTAAAAGTAATCTATAGTGTTTACAAgtctttaaaataataaaaacaaaaccttttttaaatattttttaaaaaacatgttcTTTATAGATTGAAATTTTACCAAACCATGCATGTTTTTGTTTCAAAAAAGATTTTCTTTGTTTCCTGATATTCCTAAAGGTATTCAAGAACAAAGCAGACTTATTTATTCTGGATATTGATAACTAGAGCCAGCACTTTTTTAACAGATCAGGTGCAATTGGAAACTAAACAGTCACTTAAGATGTTCAATCAACTTGATTTCTTTGAAAAAAATTTCGCTGATCACTAAACTAATGGAAAATAATTTGtgcatatattatttttgaccCTGTTAATGAGTTGCAAACTGCTGATCGGAAGTATTATAAGCCCTTTGCCGTGTATGACAAAGCGGAAATTGAATTTCTTTAAGTTTAAAACTTACTTCCTTTCTCTCTTTTTCTTTTGTATCTTTTCTATCTACCGTTTATTGGTTTCGGCTTCACCTTTCAGCATTTTTTTTCATTGCTTCTTAACTTTCGGTTTTGCTTGTCTGGCGGGGCTCTACTTTGGTCGGGTTTAATTTTCCTTATTTCTTTTCTGTGTCAAATAAATGGGGAACCGAGTCGAAACGTGACACAAAAGTGGAGAATCAAGAGGGAGAGTCAGttgaattttatttgactCGACTTGCTTTGATTTTATTAGACAATAGTCACTTGGATAGTATAATTTATTCGTGGGCTGGTCTGTCTTTCTCTTCTCAACTTATACACCGATTATGCAATCAACTAGGCACATTTGCAACTCGTGCCTAAAATAgtataatacatatatatgctgactcgaaaaaaataaaattaatcaGAACTCAATTATTAACACAAAAGTTAATTACAATCCAAATTGAGATTGGGCAAATTTAGATAAAGCAATTTAATTGAAGATCATTAAAATGGACAGAAATTAGAAAGTTACCGCCCTAAAAAAACAAGGGGTTAACCATTTTTTTGCGATTAGTTAATAGATTGGGAAATTAGGGGGAACCCTGTGCTCTACTATATAATCTATATCCGGCAAACAGATATTACCGTTTAGCATATGACATTTGTGCAAATATTGTTCTTAACAAAAAATGCTATGTAAAAttggtattttttgttttgcctgCCATAATATTTATCATTATTTGTTACCATGAAAACCTGAGGGGAAAATATTTACCTGCAAAGAAACCAAAAAACGTACAAATATTTAGGTCGTTGTTTTATAGGATATTAATTATTACGCTAGACTTTGACTTTATTTTGACTTTTTTACCAACAGTATTTGATTAACTTCAATGTTTTTCCGGTTGTACTAtgcaatttaatttatgttgTTATTTTCGCTTATTTAAACATTTGGCTTTAATCTCTTGACAAAGCTGGGACTTAAAATTAACTATTACTGCGGCTTCAAATGAGTTACGCGTGTTTATTTCGTTTTGTGTATCAAATGATTTAAATTAAGCGATTAAATCCAACAGATAAACAAACTTTCAATTGCAaatggtgtttttgttttcgttaCTCGTCTTCGTGGCTTTTTGCGTAGTTCTTATATAGATACTTTTTTTATTGGCATTGAAAATGGCGAATTGCTGTTCGCCTAGTTTTGATATCGTTTTGATGTGCTTTAGTGGTGTCTGGAGTGTTGTTCACCGGTTGTTGTTTTGGATACTCATTGTTTTTTAGCGTGACTTTTCAGAATCATGCAACTTATAATTACAGCAATGTGACGATGAGTATCTGTGTATCTATGGGATACACAGGCAAATAAACAGTCGCTCAAATAGGCAG contains:
- the LOC119551981 gene encoding terminal nucleotidyltransferase 5C isoform X3 yields the protein MDVYQIDDGFHSDGGTETPPPSPSSGSSIASTSDHGSLESVDTGGTQRLAVLSFEQVSKLHDVMDEKVAIHGRGNFPTLEVTLKDLVNLVRRKLEAEVNAGGAGVLVKDIRLNGGAASHVLASEDQPYNDLDLIFAIELSSPRVFDRVKVAVLNTLLDLMPEGVCKRRIFTCSLKEAYVGKMVKVNNNNDGDRWSLISLGNSPGHKNVELKFVDSMRRQFEFSVDSFQIVLDSLLLFYDCAALPISENFYPTVVGESVYGDFQEALYHLQKKLISTRQPEEIRGGGLLKYCNLLVRNYKAVDSQLIKTLERYMCSRFFIDFPDINTQTTKLEAYLRNHFWGVDEEPLQYQYLMHLREVVEMSTVCLMGHERRQTLHLIQSLAAQVLFNKQEKQQQEQYQQQQQQHHQQQQQQHQQQQQHQHQQQQRQHQFLDPAQQQQQQQQQQLQTQTQQQQSQQAGTLTLVSQAPPTGQAQAIYVQQAAPTAVCCTSSADQTATGAPQAIQIQTGPPGLIYANGVYYAPVIPSTICTCNSTWLST
- the LOC119551981 gene encoding uncharacterized protein LOC119551981 isoform X1, with protein sequence MVNKVNSKKADKDKERQREAMLPAAGNNSNSNIENSSNLSNINNSQKPINKTVNNKGQNAKSNGGNKKNAGKGQQQQQQQQPQQQQQRSSKKAKPQRQQIFLQSLPRDSSNYRSNTYRSNIVLSSNSSSNSNSNSNKSSGKNSSNILDTPATSDSTVGKINPAELLTAALAVPCAKCSKPSMISSLTTAVTASASSVSTSSASTSSVSASSSSSSSTSSGSETASNYSDLNYPEPVAYSGKQYRKSKSYMGASQYNGSTNTYQSGRGPNTAGGGGGNHGNHVAYRRSHSDRRNSFDRTFAERNRDFVPIVPPSRPVLSSSNIAGVMASSTKLTIIERFGKGRVAYPIMQCGTLDGAEPLYHQQRSNRMDVYQIDDGFHSDGGTETPPPSPSSGSSIASTSDHGSLESVDTGGTQRLAVLSFEQVSKLHDVMDEKVAIHGRGNFPTLEVTLKDLVNLVRRKLEAEVNAGGAGVLVKDIRLNGGAASHVLASEDQPYNDLDLIFAIELSSPRVFDRVKVAVLNTLLDLMPEGVCKRRIFTCSLKEAYVGKMVKVNNNNDGDRWSLISLGNSPGHKNVELKFVDSMRRQFEFSVDSFQIVLDSLLLFYDCAALPISENFYPTVVGESVYGDFQEALYHLQKKLISTRQPEEIRGGGLLKYCNLLVRNYKAVDSQLIKTLERYMCSRFFIDFPDINTQTTKLEAYLRNHFWGVDEEPLQYQYLMHLREVVEMSTVCLMGHERRQTLHLIQSLAAQVLFNKQEKQQQEQYQQQQQQHHQQQQQQHQQQQQHQHQQQQRQHQFLDPAQQQQQQQQQQLQTQTQQQQSQQAGTLTLVSQAPPTGQAQAIYVQQAAPTAVCCTSSADQTATGAPQAIQIQTGPPGLIYANGVYYAPVIPSTICTCNSTWLST
- the LOC119551981 gene encoding terminal nucleotidyltransferase 5C isoform X2: MKPENRHESYNAKCGTLDGAEPLYHQQRSNRMDVYQIDDGFHSDGGTETPPPSPSSGSSIASTSDHGSLESVDTGGTQRLAVLSFEQVSKLHDVMDEKVAIHGRGNFPTLEVTLKDLVNLVRRKLEAEVNAGGAGVLVKDIRLNGGAASHVLASEDQPYNDLDLIFAIELSSPRVFDRVKVAVLNTLLDLMPEGVCKRRIFTCSLKEAYVGKMVKVNNNNDGDRWSLISLGNSPGHKNVELKFVDSMRRQFEFSVDSFQIVLDSLLLFYDCAALPISENFYPTVVGESVYGDFQEALYHLQKKLISTRQPEEIRGGGLLKYCNLLVRNYKAVDSQLIKTLERYMCSRFFIDFPDINTQTTKLEAYLRNHFWGVDEEPLQYQYLMHLREVVEMSTVCLMGHERRQTLHLIQSLAAQVLFNKQEKQQQEQYQQQQQQHHQQQQQQHQQQQQHQHQQQQRQHQFLDPAQQQQQQQQQQLQTQTQQQQSQQAGTLTLVSQAPPTGQAQAIYVQQAAPTAVCCTSSADQTATGAPQAIQIQTGPPGLIYANGVYYAPVIPSTICTCNSTWLST